From one Amia ocellicauda isolate fAmiCal2 chromosome 17, fAmiCal2.hap1, whole genome shotgun sequence genomic stretch:
- the LOC136712836 gene encoding zinc finger protein ZFP2 translates to MSDMDAEMEMIQIKEEAVEEECSEGSCIADPRGGAGHPPGDLPQMECVVIKDDLGNTCHVYERPLSPHSSNAESESEQFLFPQCGLACVGQQALHKHLLKKHWGDSTTEGRGADPSPQSRGELGLPILSSTVRPPSLQDSVPQDGRSRQAHHHCPECRRTFLCADGPAEPSGECGELTETAQALYHCVVCRETFTHKGALKVHHRTHLGATLHTCADCGKSYSQSSSLKLHRKSHAAENPYHCGGCGKSFRQLRTLKKHQHLHAEQRGYHCPECGKAFRQLRNLHEHERTHAGGTLYICTDCGKSFRQSGNLQRHQRIHTGETPYHCGDCDKSFSQLGSLKLHQRSHTGETPYHCNFCEKSFSQLENLKRHRRTHTGETPYPCTECGKSFSQLGNLKAHLRIHTGETPFQCEDCGKSFKNKGNLKAHQRIHTGETPFHCGECGKSFGWLAALKTHQRTHTGEQPYHCTKCGNSFTYSYKLRTHACQV, encoded by the exons ATGTCTGATATGGACGCAGAGATGGAAATGATCCAGATCAAGGAAGAGGCGGTGGAAGAGGAGTGCTCGGAGGGGTCTTGCATCGCAGACCCCCGGGGCGGCGCCGGACACCCCCCCGGTGACCTTCCACAGATGGAGTGCGTGGTGATCAAGGACGACCTGGGAAACACGTGTCACGTTTACGAAAGACCCTTGTCTCCTCATTCTAGCAACGCAG AATCCGAATCAGAGCAGTTCCTCTTCCCCCAGTGCGGCCTGGCATGCGTGGGGCAGCAGGCTCTGCACAAACACCTGCTGAAGAAACACTGGGGTGACTCAACGACAGAAGGCCGGGGGGCGGACCCGTCACCGCAGAGCCGTGGAGAACTCGGCCTGCCCATTCTGAGCTCCACTGTCCGGCCCCCTTCGCTACAAGATAGTGTGCCCCAGGATGGGCGGAGCAGGCAGGCGCATCACCACTGCCCCGAGTGCCGGAGGACGTTCCTGTGTGCGGACGGCCCGGCCGAGCCGAGCGGGGAGTGCGGGGAGCTGACGGAGACGGCCCAGGCGCTGTACCACTGCGTCGTGTGCCGGGAGACCTTCACACATAAGGGGGCTCTGAAGGTCCACCACCGGACGCACTTGGGGGCCACGCTGCACACCTGCGCAGACTGTGGGAAGAGCTACAGCCAGTCCAGCTCCCTGAAACTCCACCGCAAGAGCCACGCGGCCGAGAACCCGTACCACTGTGGGGGCTGCGGCAAGAGCTTCCGCCAGCTGAGGACCCTGAAGAAGCACCAGCACCTCCACGCCGAGCAGAGGGGCTACCACTGCCCCGAGTGCGGCAAGGCCTTCCGGCAGCTCCGCAACCTGCACGAGCACGAGCGGACGCACGCGGGCGGCACACTGTACATCTGCACCGACTGCGGCAAGAGCTTCCGCCAGTCGGGGAACCTGCAGCGGCACCAGCGCATCCACACGGGCGAGACGCCGTACCACTGCGGCGACTGTGACAAGAGCTTTAGCCAGCTGGGCTCCCTGAAGCTGCACCAGCGCAGCCACACGGGCGAGACCCCCTACCACTGCAACTTTTGCGAGAAGAGCTTCAGCCAGCTGGAGAACCTCAAGAGGCACCGGCGCACGCACACCGGGGAGACGCCGTACCCCTGCACCGAGTGCGGGAAGAGCTTCAGCCAGCTGGGCAACCTCAAGGCCCACCTCCGCATCCACACTGGGGAGACACCCTTCCAGTGCGAGGATTGCGGCAAGAGCTTCAAGAACAAGGGCAACCTGAAGGCCCACCAGCGGATCCACACCGGCGAGACCCCCTTCCACTGCGGCGAGTGCGGGAAGAGCTTTGGCTGGCTGGCCGCCCTCAAGACGCACCAgcgcacacacaccggagagCAGCCCTACCACTGCACCAAGTGTGGCAACAGCTTCACCTACTCCTACAAGCTCCGGACACACGCCTGCCAGGTTTGA